In the Candidatus Electrothrix rattekaaiensis genome, one interval contains:
- a CDS encoding HEAT repeat domain-containing protein, whose translation MDKSAQIIEYRIVVQSDGAIQVYAGDKRDYGNLNREALQEAAPYLEELDEAGLTFRSKLKNLGRYLYKAVFNGNVKGHFRENILRLVLADQEVFCRINLVFQENVDPHIISLPWELLFVPPDKEIFLGTHPQFSLSCKYEDWLTHPLSPQHAEKDVRLRVLFVHVHPDDLPGIGKAMVRKDIQLLEDAGQAEFHELMNPTARELHQEIVQYRPHVFHFLTHGRFDHKKGEFALLDSEGKTLWYDDQSFGDLFQSWKPQAVVLQACESGQLSEIKAFAGPAGSLMRQQVPAVVSMRYPIEQKHAWAFNAEFYRALAANEPIDFAVQKGRYALAISNDGQGHSSHEFAIPTLWMRSQSYSLFPTDTKQDETASACSVSSSGQPSHPADIRVYLDDILSEADELDTRYVDLSAVTTQPKRTLPEKFNWSPTLVPSAFRVLEQKEDAQKQENKLLDSIAEALAIHPRFVLLGAPGCGKTTTLKKLQSDAAKLAKQNPDAPIPLFFSLSRWPEEKNNIPALIHDILETNGLQPIHINRLLLLLDGLNEVSAQTYIPRIKLLEQWLLDHPKVSVIISCRQKHYQNNKRLSIPEVQIEPFDNERIKLFLNAYLGTESAQRLLPQLGPLEPEKRSPRDLIHLADNPYFLFMICYVYGENHERLPGSRGLLFQEFVHYLYKREKLCGLTRGLSAEELNASLSTLAFAMQKRRSATSVHLAWAEKQIPKNISSAALWELSRGASLVQFAKEERFVQFTHQLLLEYFAAEYLFQRLDNFPENIIKKPGFARHQRKGQPWDEVIYTLAGITEPNALLKKIAETDPFLAEDCFAHIPVEAEIIKETLDFILKRLIGFLESRSVEARRVTVAKLVTIGEATIPYLTKILQSKKRKHVVKRSALRVLAEFDNFDALYAVFSALDDTGWVRKDAQEILEHLDIGKIQILTDGINFSLTDGSGKLTELIQLVFESDVVRLEEEICSTLKDYVQLQKILDELKGENPKNKVTALNFLGELGNEDMAKKCLPLLQDESPNVRRTALDTLRVLGDENLAEECLPLLQDENPNVRRTALDALRVLGDENLATKCLSRLKHKDPNIRRNALNVLRILGNEDMAEKCLPLLKHKKVNVRLTALNALRALGNKDMAGKCLPFLQDESPNVRQAALNALCVLGNEDMAEKCLSLLKDESPNVRQAALSALGKLGNEHMAKHCLPLLQDESPNVRQAALSALGKLGNEHMAEHCLPLLKDEISNIRQAALHALHTLCVLGNEDMEKCLPLLKDEKPNVRQAALSALGKLGNEQTVGHCLPLLQDESSNVRQAALSILGKLGNEQTAEHCLPLLKDKHPNVKQAALTALGELGNEQTAEHYLPLLKDKYWNVRRAALTALGELGNEQTAEHCLPLLKDNYSNVRRVALAVIGVLGNKQMAEHCLPLLKDEIPGVRQAALTALGELGNEQMAEHCLPLLEDENPNVRKNAEEVIVVLQGKTDTQ comes from the coding sequence ATGGATAAATCTGCACAAATCATTGAATATCGTATTGTTGTTCAGAGTGATGGCGCAATACAGGTATATGCCGGTGATAAACGTGATTATGGCAACCTAAACAGGGAGGCATTGCAGGAAGCCGCTCCGTATCTGGAAGAGCTTGACGAGGCGGGCCTGACTTTCAGAAGTAAACTGAAGAATCTTGGAAGATATTTATATAAAGCCGTTTTTAACGGTAACGTAAAAGGACATTTTCGCGAGAATATCTTGCGTTTAGTATTAGCTGATCAAGAAGTATTCTGTCGCATTAACCTCGTTTTTCAAGAAAACGTTGATCCTCACATCATCAGCCTTCCCTGGGAACTTCTGTTTGTCCCTCCTGATAAGGAAATCTTCTTAGGTACCCATCCTCAATTCAGCTTGTCCTGTAAATATGAAGACTGGCTTACGCATCCCCTATCCCCGCAGCATGCCGAGAAAGATGTACGCCTGAGAGTGCTGTTTGTCCATGTTCATCCAGATGATCTGCCTGGAATTGGAAAGGCTATGGTACGCAAGGATATTCAGCTACTGGAAGATGCTGGTCAAGCGGAATTCCATGAGCTGATGAACCCCACTGCTCGGGAACTGCATCAAGAAATAGTGCAATACCGCCCGCATGTGTTCCATTTTCTGACCCACGGACGTTTTGATCATAAAAAAGGTGAATTTGCCCTGCTGGACAGCGAAGGAAAAACACTCTGGTATGATGACCAATCTTTTGGTGACTTATTCCAGAGTTGGAAGCCGCAAGCAGTTGTCCTGCAAGCCTGTGAAAGCGGACAGTTATCGGAAATCAAGGCGTTTGCAGGACCGGCAGGTTCTTTGATGCGTCAGCAGGTTCCCGCTGTGGTGTCCATGCGTTATCCGATAGAACAGAAACATGCCTGGGCTTTTAATGCTGAATTTTATCGGGCATTGGCAGCAAATGAGCCGATAGATTTTGCTGTGCAGAAGGGCCGCTATGCCTTGGCAATATCGAATGATGGGCAAGGACACAGTAGCCATGAATTTGCCATTCCTACTTTGTGGATGCGTTCGCAGAGTTATTCCTTATTTCCGACCGATACGAAGCAGGATGAAACCGCTTCCGCCTGCTCCGTATCTTCTTCAGGCCAGCCTTCGCATCCCGCTGACATAAGAGTTTATCTTGATGATATTTTATCCGAGGCCGATGAGCTGGATACACGGTATGTCGATCTCTCCGCTGTTACTACTCAACCGAAAAGAACGCTGCCTGAAAAATTTAATTGGTCTCCAACACTGGTACCTTCCGCCTTTCGTGTGCTGGAACAAAAGGAAGATGCACAAAAACAGGAAAACAAGTTGTTGGATTCTATTGCTGAAGCACTTGCAATCCATCCGCGTTTTGTCCTGCTGGGCGCACCGGGCTGTGGCAAGACCACCACCTTGAAAAAACTCCAGTCAGACGCTGCAAAGCTGGCAAAGCAAAATCCTGATGCACCTATTCCTCTATTTTTCAGCCTGTCCCGATGGCCGGAGGAAAAAAATAATATTCCTGCTCTGATTCACGATATTCTTGAAACGAACGGATTGCAGCCTATTCATATCAATCGCCTGTTGTTATTGCTGGACGGCCTCAATGAAGTTTCTGCACAGACCTACATACCGAGAATCAAACTGCTGGAGCAATGGCTGCTTGATCATCCCAAGGTGTCGGTGATTATTAGCTGTCGCCAAAAGCATTATCAGAATAATAAGCGGCTTTCTATTCCTGAAGTGCAGATTGAACCGTTTGATAATGAACGGATTAAGTTGTTTTTGAATGCCTATCTCGGCACAGAATCGGCACAACGGCTGCTGCCTCAGCTTGGGCCTTTGGAGCCGGAGAAACGCTCTCCGCGTGATTTGATCCATCTGGCGGATAATCCCTATTTTCTGTTCATGATCTGTTATGTGTACGGAGAAAATCATGAACGACTGCCCGGCAGTCGAGGACTTCTGTTTCAGGAGTTTGTACACTATTTATATAAACGTGAGAAACTTTGTGGACTGACCCGTGGATTGAGTGCGGAAGAGCTTAATGCGAGTTTAAGCACACTGGCCTTTGCCATGCAGAAACGTCGCTCTGCCACCAGTGTCCATCTTGCCTGGGCGGAAAAACAGATTCCGAAAAATATCTCTTCAGCAGCACTCTGGGAACTGAGCCGAGGGGCGAGTTTGGTTCAGTTTGCCAAAGAAGAACGGTTTGTCCAGTTCACGCATCAGTTGCTTCTTGAATACTTTGCAGCGGAATACCTCTTTCAGCGGTTAGACAACTTTCCTGAAAACATTATCAAAAAACCGGGATTCGCACGCCACCAACGAAAAGGACAGCCTTGGGATGAGGTGATATATACCTTGGCGGGTATTACAGAACCGAATGCCCTGCTGAAGAAGATTGCAGAAACAGATCCTTTTCTTGCTGAGGACTGTTTTGCGCATATACCTGTGGAAGCTGAAATCATTAAGGAAACGCTTGATTTTATCCTTAAAAGGCTGATTGGTTTTCTTGAGTCTCGCAGTGTGGAGGCCAGAAGAGTTACTGTTGCCAAATTGGTTACAATAGGTGAGGCTACGATTCCTTATCTGACGAAAATATTGCAGTCAAAAAAACGCAAACACGTTGTAAAAAGATCTGCATTAAGGGTGTTAGCGGAGTTTGATAATTTTGATGCGTTGTATGCGGTCTTTTCAGCTCTGGACGATACAGGATGGGTGCGTAAGGATGCACAAGAAATTTTGGAACATCTGGATATTGGAAAAATCCAGATATTAACTGATGGAATTAACTTCTCATTAACTGATGGATCTGGGAAACTAACTGAACTTATTCAGTTAGTTTTTGAAAGTGACGTTGTCAGACTTGAAGAGGAGATTTGTTCCACATTAAAGGATTATGTACAACTTCAAAAAATATTAGACGAATTGAAAGGAGAAAATCCAAAAAATAAAGTAACTGCATTGAATTTCTTGGGTGAACTGGGCAACGAAGATATGGCGAAGAAATGCCTTCCTCTGCTGCAAGATGAAAGTCCGAATGTCAGGCGAACTGCTTTGGATACCTTGCGTGTCTTGGGTGATGAAAATCTGGCAGAGGAATGCCTCCCACTGCTGCAAGATGAAAATCCGAATGTCAGACGAACTGCTTTGGATGCTTTGCGTGTCTTGGGTGATGAAAATTTGGCAACTAAATGCCTTTCCAGGCTAAAGCATAAAGATCCGAATATCAGACGAAATGCGTTGAACGTCCTACGTATATTAGGCAACGAGGATATGGCAGAAAAATGCCTCCCTTTGCTGAAACATAAAAAGGTGAATGTCAGACTAACTGCTTTGAACGCCCTGCGTGCATTGGGCAATAAAGATATGGCGGGAAAATGCCTTCCTTTTCTGCAAGATGAAAGTCCGAATGTCAGGCAGGCTGCTTTGAATGCTCTGTGTGTACTTGGCAACGAGGATATGGCAGAAAAATGCCTGTCCTTGCTGAAAGATGAAAGTCCGAATGTCAGACAAGCCGCATTGTCTGCCCTTGGTAAGCTGGGTAACGAACATATGGCTAAACACTGCCTGCCCTTGCTGCAAGATGAAAGTCCGAATGTCAGACAAGCCGCATTGTCAGCCCTTGGTAAGCTGGGTAACGAGCATATGGCTGAACACTGCCTGCCTTTGTTGAAAGATGAAATTTCGAATATCAGGCAGGCTGCTTTGCATGCTTTGCATACTCTGTGTGTACTTGGTAACGAAGATATGGAGAAATGTTTACCCTTGTTGAAAGATGAAAAACCGAATGTCAGACAAGCCGCATTGTCAGCCCTTGGTAAGCTGGGCAACGAACAGACGGTTGGACACTGCCTGCCCTTGCTGCAAGATGAAAGTTCGAATGTCAGACAAGCCGCATTGTCCATCCTTGGTAAGCTGGGTAACGAACAAACGGCTGAACACTGCCTGCCATTGCTGAAAGATAAACATCCGAATGTCAAACAAGCCGCATTGACCGCCCTTGGTGAGTTGGGCAACGAACAAACGGCTGAACATTATCTGCCATTGCTGAAAGATAAATATTGGAATGTCAGGAGAGCTGCATTGACCGCCCTTGGTGAGTTGGGCAACGAACAAACGGCTGAACATTGCCTGCCATTGCTGAAAGATAACTATTCGAATGTCAGGAGAGTCGCATTGGCCGTCATTGGCGTGCTGGGCAATAAACAAATGGCTGAACACTGCCTGCCATTGCTCAAAGATGAAATTCCAGGTGTCAGACAAGCCGCCTTGACCGCCCTTGGTGAGCTGGGCAACGAACAAATGGCTGAACACTGCCTGCCATTGCTGGAAGATGAAAATCCAAATGTTAGAAAAAATGCCGAAGAAGTTATAGTGGTACTACAGGGGAAAACAGATACCCAATAA
- a CDS encoding Rpn family recombination-promoting nuclease/putative transposase — protein MSTTDNPHDSVVRQTLGRPEVAIGYFRHNLPKDLLDQLDLATLERVQDSFVDPELHPSASDLLFTVDYLAKADTKGEQERLLLYLLIEHKSYPDRLTLFQLLRYMVRIWERHCMENRKNTMLPTVYPMILYHGGRPWPYPLNFQSLFSVQDQTVLRHLPEFSPVLHDVARSDDQEITGETAARTLLLVLKYIFRPDLAERLPDLLVQAQTLLTDENGREIMFTLLYYLTEGTGKVDETTLTAALDRAVPGGDTMKSFLKKYFDQGRQEGRQEGEVRLLLRLLRKRFGDLPGWAEERLRRASSAMLENWSERILTASTLDEVFSEQGKTGS, from the coding sequence ATGAGTACAACGGACAACCCTCATGACAGCGTGGTCAGGCAGACTTTGGGACGACCAGAGGTGGCAATCGGATATTTCCGACACAACCTACCGAAAGATCTGCTGGATCAGCTTGATCTCGCGACCCTTGAGCGCGTGCAAGACAGCTTTGTCGATCCAGAGCTGCACCCGTCGGCATCGGATCTGCTCTTCACGGTGGATTACCTTGCCAAAGCTGATACAAAGGGCGAGCAGGAAAGACTTCTTCTTTATCTGCTGATAGAGCACAAGAGTTATCCCGACCGGCTGACCCTGTTTCAGTTGCTCCGCTACATGGTGCGGATTTGGGAACGGCATTGCATGGAGAATCGAAAAAATACCATGTTGCCGACCGTGTACCCGATGATCCTGTATCACGGCGGACGGCCTTGGCCGTATCCCCTGAATTTTCAGTCGTTGTTCAGCGTACAGGATCAGACGGTGTTGCGGCATTTACCGGAATTCTCGCCTGTGCTGCATGACGTGGCCCGGAGTGATGATCAGGAAATCACCGGGGAAACAGCGGCCCGCACCCTGCTGCTCGTGCTCAAATACATCTTTCGCCCGGATCTGGCGGAACGGTTGCCCGACCTGCTGGTTCAGGCGCAGACGCTGCTGACGGATGAGAACGGTCGCGAAATTATGTTCACCCTGCTGTACTATCTCACCGAAGGTACTGGGAAGGTGGATGAAACAACACTTACAGCAGCCCTTGACCGGGCTGTTCCTGGAGGTGACACCATGAAATCATTTCTGAAAAAATATTTTGATCAAGGACGGCAAGAAGGACGGCAAGAAGGAGAAGTCCGGCTGCTGCTCCGGCTGCTGCGCAAACGTTTCGGCGACCTGCCCGGATGGGCCGAGGAGCGGCTGCGCCGCGCTTCTTCCGCGATGCTGGAAAACTGGTCGGAACGGATTCTGACGGCCTCCACTCTGGACGAGGTGTTTTCCGAACAAGGCAAAACGGGGAGCTGA
- a CDS encoding Rpn family recombination-promoting nuclease/putative transposase: protein MNTADNPHDSVVRQTLGRPEVAIGYFRHNLPKDLLDQLNLATLERVQDSFVDPELHPSASDLLFTVDYLAKADTKGEQQGHLLLYLLIEHKSYPDRMTLFQLLRYMVRIWERHCMENRKNTMLPTVYPMILYHGGRPWPYPLNFQSLFSVQDQTVLRHLPEFSPVLHDVARSDDQEITGETAARTLLLVLKYIFRPDLAERLPDLLVQAQTLLTDENGREIMFTLLYYLTEGTGKVDETTLTAALDRAVPGGDTMKSFLKKYFDQGRQEGRQEGEVRLLLRLLRKRFGDLPGWAEERLRRASSAMLENWSERILTASTLDEVFSE, encoded by the coding sequence ATGAACACAGCAGACAACCCTCATGACAGCGTGGTCAGGCAGACTTTGGGACGACCAGAGGTGGCAATCGGATATTTCCGGCACAACCTACCGAAAGATCTGCTGGATCAGCTTAATCTCGCGACCCTTGAGCGCGTGCAAGACAGCTTTGTCGATCCTGAGCTGCACCCGTCGGCATCGGATCTGCTCTTCACGGTGGATTACCTTGCCAAAGCTGATACAAAGGGAGAGCAGCAAGGGCACCTTCTGCTTTATCTCCTGATTGAACACAAAAGTTATCCCGACCGAATGACCCTGTTTCAGCTGCTCCGCTACATGGTGCGGATTTGGGAACGGCATTGCATGGAGAATCGAAAAAATACCATGTTGCCGACCGTGTACCCGATGATCCTGTATCACGGCGGACGGCCTTGGCCCTATCCCCTGAATTTTCAGTCGTTGTTCAGCGTACAGGATCAGACGGTGTTGCGGCATCTGCCGGAATTCTCGCCTGTGCTGCACGACGTAGCCCGGAGTGATGATCAGGAAATCACCGGGGAAACAGCGGCCCGTACCCTGCTGCTCGTGCTCAAATACATCTTTCGCCCGGATCTGGCGGAACGGTTGCCCGACCTGCTGGTTCAGGCGCAAACACTGCTGACCGATGAGAACGGTCGCGAAATTATGTTCACCCTGCTGTACTATCTCACCGAAGGTACTGGGAAGGTGGATGAAACAACACTTACAGCAGCCCTTGACCGGGCTGTTCCTGGAGGTGACACCATGAAATCATTTCTGAAAAAATATTTTGATCAAGGACGGCAAGAAGGACGGCAAGAAGGAGAAGTCCGGCTGCTGCTCCGGCTGCTGCGCAAACGTTTCGGCGACCTGCCCGGATGGGCCGAGGAGCGGCTGCGCCGCGCTTCTTCCGCGATGCTGGAAAACTGGTCGGAACGGATTCTGACGGCCTCCACTCTGGACGAGGTGTTTTCTGAATAG
- a CDS encoding AI-2E family transporter produces the protein MIKHENVNKIILLIMVTGISALFLTMIRQFLMAIFMAGLFSAMSAPVHRWLTPRLNNRENLASTLIIIAIVCLILIPLALLISVVIGQAVHVGQSVSPWIESFVEEPGILSDHINKIPHYEILLPYRDMILEKAGEIVGIISNLLISSLTSLSKITINALFNIVIMLYVMFYFLSMGEVLLKKILYYLPMVHEDEERLLFRFTSVAGATMKSTFIIGILQGGLCGFAFFLAGIQGAVFWGTVMAVLSIIPAVGTAVVWLPALAILAIGGDFSGVIILAIICGAVAGNMDNLLRPRLVGKDTEMHDLFVLFGTLGGIALFGVLGIIIGPIISALFITIWEIYGDAFHEYLPEVGSLHTEQAEPEEQKNEEVLPEE, from the coding sequence ATGATTAAACACGAAAATGTCAATAAGATAATACTGTTGATCATGGTAACGGGAATATCCGCCCTGTTCCTGACCATGATCCGGCAGTTTCTCATGGCTATCTTCATGGCCGGGCTGTTTTCCGCCATGAGTGCTCCTGTTCACAGATGGCTGACACCGCGCCTGAACAACCGGGAAAATCTGGCCTCCACGCTTATTATTATCGCTATTGTCTGCCTGATCCTGATTCCTCTGGCCCTGCTCATCAGTGTGGTGATCGGCCAAGCCGTCCATGTGGGGCAATCGGTCAGTCCGTGGATAGAGTCCTTTGTGGAAGAACCGGGCATTCTTTCCGATCACATCAACAAGATACCGCATTACGAGATCCTCCTGCCCTACCGGGACATGATCCTGGAAAAAGCCGGAGAGATTGTCGGCATCATCTCCAATCTGCTGATATCCTCTCTTACTTCTCTGAGCAAAATAACGATCAACGCCCTGTTTAATATTGTTATTATGCTCTATGTGATGTTTTATTTCCTGAGCATGGGAGAAGTGCTGCTGAAGAAGATTTTATATTACCTGCCCATGGTCCATGAGGATGAAGAACGCCTCCTTTTCCGTTTCACCTCTGTGGCCGGAGCAACCATGAAATCAACCTTTATCATCGGCATCCTCCAGGGCGGACTCTGCGGCTTTGCCTTTTTTTTGGCAGGAATACAAGGAGCTGTTTTCTGGGGAACCGTCATGGCGGTGCTTTCCATCATTCCGGCAGTAGGGACAGCTGTGGTTTGGCTGCCAGCCCTGGCTATTCTTGCCATAGGAGGTGATTTTTCCGGGGTGATTATCCTTGCTATTATTTGCGGTGCAGTGGCGGGCAATATGGACAACCTGCTTCGTCCCAGATTAGTCGGTAAAGATACAGAGATGCATGATCTCTTTGTCCTTTTCGGCACCCTCGGTGGCATTGCCCTGTTTGGGGTGCTCGGTATCATTATAGGGCCGATTATTTCGGCTCTCTTTATAACGATCTGGGAAATCTACGGCGACGCTTTTCATGAATATCTTCCAGAAGTCGGCTCACTGCATACAGAACAGGCGGAGCCGGAAGAGCAAAAGAATGAAGAAGTTCTTCCTGAAGAATAA
- a CDS encoding C-GCAxxG-C-C family protein — translation MDQNNHPNEREEMANKAVQLFADGFHCSQAVLCACAELFRNEPPSPEVVAAMAPFAGGMGSSGQVCGALSGALATIGFTLGKTTPQQENHKQMCSVSYAMMQKFAQITEPHGSIQCADIAQVDWKDKDAVQNFRKNPDSTRKNCVRVVRETSNTLYDLITDKLQAG, via the coding sequence ATGGATCAGAATAATCACCCGAACGAACGGGAAGAAATGGCAAACAAGGCGGTTCAGCTTTTTGCAGACGGTTTTCATTGCAGTCAGGCAGTCCTTTGCGCATGCGCGGAATTGTTCAGGAACGAACCGCCGTCGCCAGAAGTTGTCGCGGCAATGGCCCCCTTTGCAGGCGGTATGGGAAGCAGTGGCCAGGTATGCGGTGCCCTGTCAGGCGCATTGGCAACCATCGGTTTTACGTTGGGCAAAACAACACCTCAGCAGGAAAATCATAAACAGATGTGCAGCGTCAGCTATGCAATGATGCAAAAATTTGCTCAAATAACAGAACCGCACGGCAGCATCCAATGTGCCGATATAGCCCAAGTGGACTGGAAAGATAAAGACGCTGTACAAAACTTCCGGAAAAATCCAGACAGCACGCGAAAAAATTGTGTTAGGGTTGTTCGAGAAACCAGCAACACCCTGTATGATCTTATCACGGACAAACTTCAGGCAGGCTGA
- the mce gene encoding methylmalonyl-CoA epimerase: MLKKIDHIGIAVHSIAQARVFYEQALGLHCEQIEEVPSQQVRTAFFSLGETKIELLEPMGEDGPIAKFLQRQGEGVHHIAYRSDNAAAQLEKAEKAGCRLINTTPIAGAGGKQIGFLHPKSTHGVLTELCSTQQLPE, encoded by the coding sequence ATGCTGAAAAAAATAGATCATATAGGCATAGCTGTCCACTCCATAGCCCAAGCCCGTGTTTTTTATGAACAGGCTTTAGGATTGCATTGCGAACAGATTGAAGAAGTCCCTTCTCAACAGGTGCGTACTGCCTTTTTCTCTCTCGGTGAAACCAAAATTGAACTGCTTGAACCCATGGGCGAGGACGGACCCATAGCAAAATTTTTGCAACGGCAGGGCGAAGGGGTGCATCATATTGCTTATCGCAGCGATAATGCAGCTGCCCAGCTCGAAAAAGCAGAAAAGGCGGGTTGCCGATTAATTAACACGACACCAATTGCTGGGGCTGGCGGCAAACAGATAGGCTTTCTCCACCCCAAATCTACCCACGGCGTGTTGACGGAACTCTGTTCAACACAACAGCTCCCGGAGTGA
- a CDS encoding acyl-CoA carboxylase subunit beta, with protein sequence MQDIIDQLDAKREAARLGGGQQRIDKQHAQGKLTARERIELFLDAGSFEEWDMFVEHRCADFGMADQRVPGDGVVTGYGTVCGRLVFVYSQDFTVFGGSLSAAHADKICKIMDHAIKVGAPVVGLNDSGGARIQEGVDALAGYADVFQRNVLASGVIPQLSMIMGPCAGGAVYSPAMTDFIFMIKNTSYMFVTGPDVVKTVTHEVVTAEELGGAATHTARSGVADLAFENGVEALLMLRRFVNFLPSNNREAPPVWPCNDTPERTEISLDSLIPDDPNKPYDMKELITKVVDEQDFFELQPDFAANIIIGMARMQGSTVGIVANQPMVLAGCLDISSSRKAARFVRFCDAFNIPIITFVDVPGFLPGTSQEYGGIIKHGAKLLYAYAEATVPKVTVITRKAYGGAYDVMSSKHLRGDVNFAWPSAEIAVMGPKGAVEIIFRADSGDSELIKKRTAEYTARFANPFVAGSRGFIDDVIMPHHTRTRICRSLSMLRNKKLENPWRKHGNIPL encoded by the coding sequence ATGCAGGACATTATTGATCAACTTGATGCAAAACGCGAAGCAGCCCGTCTGGGCGGTGGTCAGCAACGGATTGACAAGCAACACGCCCAAGGAAAACTTACCGCACGGGAACGCATTGAACTCTTCCTTGATGCAGGCAGTTTTGAAGAATGGGACATGTTTGTCGAGCACCGATGTGCCGATTTCGGCATGGCGGATCAACGAGTCCCCGGCGACGGCGTCGTCACAGGGTATGGCACGGTATGTGGTCGTTTGGTCTTTGTCTACAGCCAGGACTTCACCGTGTTCGGCGGTTCGCTGTCCGCTGCTCATGCTGACAAAATATGCAAGATCATGGACCATGCCATCAAAGTCGGAGCACCGGTGGTCGGACTGAACGACTCCGGCGGTGCCCGCATCCAGGAGGGCGTTGATGCGTTGGCAGGATATGCGGATGTGTTTCAGCGCAATGTGCTGGCCTCCGGGGTGATTCCCCAGCTCTCCATGATCATGGGCCCCTGTGCTGGCGGTGCGGTTTACTCTCCGGCAATGACCGATTTCATCTTCATGATCAAAAATACCTCGTATATGTTTGTCACCGGGCCAGACGTGGTCAAGACCGTCACCCATGAAGTGGTGACAGCTGAGGAGTTAGGAGGGGCCGCCACCCATACCGCCCGTTCCGGGGTAGCGGATCTGGCCTTTGAAAACGGTGTAGAGGCCCTGCTTATGCTCAGGAGATTCGTTAATTTCCTTCCCTCCAACAACCGGGAAGCCCCACCGGTCTGGCCCTGCAATGATACACCGGAGCGAACCGAAATCTCCCTGGACAGCCTGATCCCGGATGACCCCAACAAACCCTATGATATGAAAGAGCTCATCACCAAGGTAGTTGATGAGCAGGACTTTTTTGAATTACAGCCTGATTTTGCCGCCAACATTATTATCGGCATGGCTAGGATGCAGGGTTCCACTGTGGGCATAGTGGCGAATCAGCCTATGGTACTGGCAGGTTGTCTGGATATCTCTTCATCACGTAAAGCGGCCCGCTTTGTCCGCTTCTGCGATGCCTTTAATATTCCAATCATCACCTTTGTTGATGTCCCCGGTTTCCTGCCCGGAACATCTCAGGAATACGGAGGAATTATCAAGCACGGTGCCAAACTTCTCTATGCCTATGCCGAGGCGACTGTGCCCAAGGTCACGGTCATCACTCGCAAAGCCTATGGCGGAGCCTATGACGTGATGAGCTCCAAACATCTGCGGGGAGATGTAAACTTTGCCTGGCCCAGTGCTGAAATAGCGGTGATGGGTCCCAAGGGTGCTGTTGAAATTATCTTCCGGGCAGACAGCGGGGACAGCGAGCTGATTAAAAAACGAACCGCCGAATACACGGCCCGTTTTGCCAACCCCTTTGTTGCGGGCAGCCGTGGTTTTATTGATGATGTCATCATGCCACATCACACCCGCACCCGCATCTGCCGTTCTCTTTCCATGCTGCGCAATAAAAAGCTTGAGAATCCTTGGCGCAAGCACGGTAATATTCCTTTATAG